In Bradyrhizobium sp. WBOS07, the genomic window TTCCCCGATCGCCCAATCGTAGTCCTGTTCGTTGCGAAGCGGCCTTACGTCCATCATCACACGGTCTCCGCGTCTATTCCGTCGTACTCTGCGTGCGTGCCGACAAACTTGATGAGAGCTGTTTTGAACTTGTAGGAGAAGTGAACCACAAGGCGATACTTGTTGCCGCCTATGTCGAAGATGGCTCTGTTGTCGCCAACAAAGTCGATATTGTTTCCAAACGCTCTCTTCAGATCTGCGGGGCCGCTCCAGTCACCCTTCGAAACGATTTCGTACCAGGTGTCCAAGGGAGTTT contains:
- a CDS encoding type II toxin-antitoxin system HigB family toxin produces the protein MNVIARRALKVFWERHPQAETPLDTWYEIVSKGDWSGPADLKRAFGNNIDFVGDNRAIFDIGGNKYRLVVHFSYKFKTALIKFVGTHAEYDGIDAETV